The DNA region GAGTAGTGCTCGCCCAGCAAACTTTCATAGATCGTCACAAAGGGAGCTGAGAGTATACTCCTAAATAACTCAATGTGTAGAATTCAACTGCGTTTTAGCCGTTAACATCAAAAAAAATATTTGTGTACGCTGTATCTATTGTCGGATTTGGCTTATAGCAACCTGAATGAAGAAAAAGTGAGCATCATATACGTTTTCAGTCCGTTTTTACTCGTTTGTTGAGGTGAATAAGCATCTCTTTGATCCTTGAAGTTCCCATGGTCAACCAAACCACATTCTCTCACTTCGCAGGTTATATCTTTGTTGAAACAATCTACCAAGGGACACGCACTCTTGTTTATGGGGCGATCACCAAGCAAATCGTAGTGGAAACTCACAGTAGCAGTCTGAAGGTTCAGTCTGAAGTAGGCCAGGGTGCAGAGTTTTACATTTATCTTTCTATTTAAAGCGCTTATAAAAATTGAGGAAAGACAACTAATATTTTAGATAAAATACGGATAGAGTAGC from [Leptolyngbya] sp. PCC 7376 includes:
- a CDS encoding HAMP domain-containing histidine kinase, which produces MVNQTTFSHFAGYIFVETIYQGTRTLVYGAITKQIVVETHSSSLKVQSEVGQGAEFYIYLSI